aaaagccctacagctctgctatctctccagcccctaccacaGAAATCTTGATTAGCTTGAAAACAATTCACTGTATGCAGTAGGCAATATTCTTTGACATTCTGATTTAAGAAGGGCTAGTATTTCATAAATATACACATTAATAGCATACTTTTCCTCATCTTGTTCCCTTGTAATGTTTTCTAAATTACTTTCCCTTAGAGCTCACTGAACAACAGAAAGAATTTCAAGCTACTGCTCGAAAGTTTGCCAGGGAGGAAATAATCCCAGTTGCTCCACAATATGACAAATCTGGGGAGGTAGGTATATATGTTAAGGGTAGAAAACTGTTAGAGTTTCATAGGAGAATAAGTACAAACTATATTTTAAGCATAATggcactttccttttctttttttgaaaaatcttttaGTACCCTGTCCCCCTAATTAAAAGAGCCTGGGAACTCGGCTTAATGAATACACACATCCCAGAAAGTTGTGGTAAGTTTTCTTCAGATTTTTAATCCTAGAACTGGATATGAAAATTGTAAAACTAACTCTGTTGCTTTTAATAGCTTTTTACCTTTGTCTTTGTTCAATATTTACCTACATTTAGAAGCTTTGTAATTTAAGAGGCATTTTCCTTCTTTATACTCTGATTCAATTTTAACTTGATCTAAACTGTGGTAACTTCTATCTCTAGAGATTGTTAGcttgtttcattttaatatatattttatttagcctTTATATTATGTAAGAGAACTTCTTTTTCCCCTCAGGTCAAAGGGTCAGAGTTGTAACagaattgaaataatttttttaaataattttttgataCTTGTTTTTTgatcatacctggctatgcttagggctttctcctggcagtgcttgggatcagatgggatgcccgggatcataCCCAGCTCATTtagagtcctacctgctgtactatcactccagccttttaaTCAAGTTTATACATAATCAAGTTGAAACAGCAAAATAGGTCTAGATTGCAAATAGAAAGAATTCTAATTTtcaatttagagaaaaataatcttgGTAGTATACTAGCTAGAATACTTTTAAAATGTGATatgttagagattttttttaaatttgcttttaaacAAATTAGGTTACAAGTGGAAGTAGTGAAATAGTTTGCCTTTAATTGCTTTAAGATGTATTCCACATTTTAATGAATGCTCAAATATTGTAGGAGGTCTTGGACTTGGAACTTTTGACGCATGTTTAATTACTGAAGAATTGGCTTATGGATGTACCGGGGTTCAGACTGCTATTGAAGCAAATTCTTTAGGGGTAAGTTACTTTGAAAATTAACTAACTAAACTGATGTTAATAGCTTACTACTAGGTTTGGTAAATTAGTTGAATGAAGTcttgtttaaaaatgtaattagcaggggcctgagtggtagtacggtggaaggacatttgccttgtatgcggctgactcAAGACAGATGcggggtttgatcctggcatcaatcccacatggtccactgagccaggagcgatttctgggctcagagctaggaataaccctgagggcccatgagtgtggcccaaaaatccacacacacacaaaaagtaaacAGGAGGTCACAGAGCAAAAGCACAGGGAGTAGGGCATACGTTTGCCTTGCTCGAAGTCAAACTGGATTCAGTTTCCCAGTGTGATTCTCCAGCATTCcatctagtgtggccccaaaccaaaagaaacaaaaatgtacaCAGGATACTGAAATTACTGCAATAAAACCTTGAGGCCATTAATATATCAATAGTTAATCATTCTGGTCTGATAATTCTGATCATATTGTCTCTGGTACTTGCTGCTAGCTATTTTGGTGGggaaattctatttttgttttttttctgtggtaTTTCTTAAATAAGGGCAAAGCCAAGAAACTATATTCAGGAGAGTGATTTAGATGATTTGCTGCCACTGTTGGCAGTGCTGACATTTGATAATCAATTCTTAGGATGCTTAAGCAAGCACACCATTTCATTTAccctaattttaattatttgtacatGTACTATATTAGAGTTTTCATATTAcatatcttttaattttgtttaaataattggGCTTATAGATACAATTCTGTTTAGTTTTAACTTTTGAGGGggagtcacaccgggcagcactcaggggttactcttggctctactctcagaaatcactcttggcaggcacgtgggactgtatgggatgctggaaattgaaccgggGTCTATCTGGGGTggacaggtgcaaggcaaatgccctaccactgtgctatcactcgggcccagttttaactaatttttttttcggccacacccatttgatgctcagggtttactcctggctaagcgctcagaaattgcccctggcttggggggaccatatgggacgccaggggatcaaattgcggtccttccttggctaatgcttgcaaggcagacaccttacctctagcgccacctcaccggcccctagttttaactattttttaagaGATATAATAAAGGACAATTATTGAGCTAACTCCTtgggagaaaataattttcttttgaataatAACACCTCTCAATTTACatatctaataaaaatatctttttcctTTGGTAGCAAATGCCTGTGATTCTTGCtggaaatgatcaacaaaaaaagaagtatttgggAAGGTTGACTGAGGAGCCATTGATGTGTGTGAGTATGTGCAGATTCTGCTTGATTGCTTTTTTATTAAGAGTTTTAAAAGTATGTGAGGGGGggggaacaatagtacagcagtagggcatttgctttgcttataGACTACATGGGTGcaatccttagcaccaccaaaaatgaatcatgagtcaggaataagccctgatcactgtcaagtatggcccaaaaccaaccaagcaaaaattaaatatatcagacAACTTTTTAACAGTTATCAGCATGTACATGTAAAAGTATGTTCACTATAATATCTAATCATCATAACCTATGAATATAGAAAAGATTGCTGTGCATTTTTCCTCTCCTAGTTCATAGTAGCAATGAATGTCTAcatagatgttttttgttttactttgggccacacccaaaagtaaGGGTATATGCAAAATCTCAAGCCAACAGTCAAAATGAAATAGTCAACtagtatattaattataattgttTATTTATATGGAGATTCAGGTTATTTTTAAAcatctaatatttaatttatactaaatataattttcattaaaatattttttaggggctggagagatagcatggaggtaaggcgtttgcctttcattcagaaggatggtggttcgaatcccggcatcccatatggtcccctgtgcctgccaggggcgatttttgagcatagagccaggagtaacccctgagcgctgcccggtgtgacccaaaaaccaaaaatattaatagattttaaattatttaaaaataaacagccatggggccggaaagatagcttggaggtaaggcatttgcttttcatgcagaaggtcagtggtttgaatcccggcatcccatatggtcccctgagcctgccagagtgatttctgagcatagacctaggagtaacccctgagtgctgctgggtgtgacccaaaaaccaaaaatccaaaagaaaaaaaaataaagtcataattcATTGCAAGAGTTTAGGGATACTGTGCTATCAGCTATTAATATATaagtgtattttaataattttgcagTTCTAgagtttttaaaatcatgttaaaaccaaacaaaatgtatCCTAGGACTGGAGAGGAtaagtatttgttttgcatgcatcttacctgaatttgatctctggcatcccatatggtctcctgagcactgtcaggagtaatgtctgtgtacagagccagaaataggccctgagcataatcaggtatggcccaaaacttaacaaaatatcattttttttcttttaaatatcatttctttAGATAGTATAAAGGTTTtacacagaatcagaaatatcCCTGAGTGTAGTATAGGGCATTgcccaaaaagaagcaaaaaaaaaaaatcaagtatttaatgctcaatttttttttgtttgtttttgtttttcgggccacacccgttagatgctcagaggttactcctggctagtgctcagaaattgcccctggcttgggtggaccatatgggatgccgggggatcgaaccatggtcctttccttggctagcgcttgcaaggcagacaccttacctctagcgccacctcgccggccccttaatgCTCAATTTTTAAGAACTATATTAATCACAAAGTATGTAATCTAATGGAtgttctataaattatatttccATGTAATAGTTCTGTAgagattttgcttttttaaaaacaggACTGGGAGGGACACATGGAGAGAGAGtgcaggaattaaggcactttccttccATGAAGGTGATTCTGGATTCACCCCCATAAtatatatgatcccctgggcactgccaagagtaGCCTCCAAGTACTGCTAGGTTTAGGTGAAACACTCCCTTCCCCACGGTAAAAGAAGTTGGGAATTTTACAACATAGTTGACCTGGTATGTGTAAGGGTTTGAACTTGGCACCACAGAGTGAAATTTTAAAACATGGTACATCCAGGTAAggcacaaaagaacaaaacaaaaattatgcatttaaattttataatacatttatatttttatttatttaaaaatattggtttAGAAAAAAcagtgccagaaagatagtacagatgtTAAGACTCTTGTCTTATATCCCATTGATCTGATTCAATTTTATTGTACTAATATGATCCCTGAGAACCAAGCCAGGAATAGCTTTAGAGCACCATTGGGTGAAACCtccaaactataaataaataattgacatAAGCAGAAATTGTTcttataaatattcataatttattacatttaattttccCCCTCATTTTCAAGGCCTACTGTGTTACGGAACCTGGGGCAGGCTCTGATGTAGCTGGTATAAAGACCACAGcaacaaagaaaggaaatgaatatattattaaTGGCCAGAAGATGTGGATAACCAATGGAGGAAAAGCCAATTGGTTTGTTACTGAAAATACTTCTTCTTACTTTATAATCAGAatcttttcctttattaataAGCTCTCATATTTCAAGTATTTATGGAATTCAAGGTTTATGAGAGATTGATTATCAGTAGTGATTTTATGGGCattgagaaatagtatagggtttAATGTGCTTGCCTTTCTAATAACCAATTCTAGTTTGATCACTGTCAATACATATGGCCCCgaggcactaccaggagtgatcccagagcacagaaccttAAACCTTGAACATAACTGGGTTTGTcccaaaaccacaataaaaaatagtgatttgcaaaaaatatttttaaaccttgAAGTATTCAAATTAATTCTGACATTTACTTTCAAACAAGATGTAACAAAATATTTGCTCTGGTTAAATCTGGTTAGGAAGACTAGAAATCCTATATAATCTTAGAGTTCTACTTTCTATATTTTCCACCaccacctttgggtgtggccccctcaaaaaaaaataaaataaatgaaaaaaagaagtcacttgaattatatataaaatgtaaaaaatatgttatttgcagaataaaatgaaaagcttTTCATAGGAATATTAATAGGCATCAGTGATGTGAAGAGTCTGATGTAATTTATTGTTGAAGTAATAGAGTCATCAAACCTCAgcatcaggggccgggaaggtggcactagaagtaaggtgtctgccttgcaagcgctagcgtaggatggaccatggtttgatgccccggcgtcccatatggtccccccaagccagaagtgacttctgagcgcatagccaggagtaacccctgagcatcaaacgggtgtggcccaaaaaccaaaaaaaaaaaaaaaaaaaacctcagcatcagaccaaaaaaaatgagaatagttATATTGGTAACACgttttaaagtttttatgtttttatgaggGCCTGGGAGGTGAGGGTGTAGGAAGTTAAtgatttctggttttgttttgtttgtatttttgttttgtaatgttagggatcaaacacaTGGCCTCAAAAATGCAATACTTATAATCAACAATCAGGTTATATTCCTGGTCCCTTGGCAGCACATTTTAAAGTACAAGTTGACAACATGGAATAAATTCAGAAACAAATAGATGCCGTATATTAGGAAAAGTCTAGATAGCAAGTCCCATAAAGATTAAAGAAATTAGACTTGTTTACCATGAAATAATATCACACTGAAGAAAAAGCAGACTTTTATATTTGATTCGGGAAATCAGTTTAGACTTAGTGAAAGTTAGAAGACAGGCTCTTATAGGAAATAGGATGAGAAGTTTTCTAACAATAGTGCTTGTGTGTTAAGTTATGGAATATAATGCATTTAACCATCACTACAAATATAGAGACTCCAGAGAAGGACTTTTTGTGATTGGAATAAGTGGGCCATCTTTAAAACATCTGTCAGACTTCTGATTTGATTGTATATATAGCCTGTACTGCTGCTGTTTGGCAAGCAAATCATTATTCCTGGGAATAGCAGTTATCTTTAAATAAGTCATTATACTCCTagcaaatagtaaaaaaaaatgaacaatttaagTTGAACCATTTGAGAAAATATAACAGTGcgattattatttataatttaagaatcatcataattttaattatagctTTTCTAGTAATAATACAGATTAGTTAAGTAAAATTGAAGAGTAAAGTCATTTATCTTAAGCATAATTTACTTCATAGTACTTAagtaaagatttaaaaagaaaagaaagaaggccaATGATGAAAAAAAAGCATGTTTTACTGATTCTAAACACAAAAAATAGAGGtcattttaagaaaattctttttgAAGTATCCAATACCAGaccaaagcagtagggtgtttgctttgcacatggccgacctaaGTTTGAACCctggccatatggtccccaagtcctccaggagtgatccctaaccacagagtcgggagtaaggtctgaacactgctgggtgtggcccaaaccacctcCCCACCCTAAAAATTATCCTGCACCAATTTATATAGaccattttgcctttttttcttcatgtattattttaaaatatttctggtaAAAATTCTTTTGGCGGGAAAACgcagtatttatttatatttatatttcaactcAAAAAGAAACAGTAATGATTCCTTATCATATGCTGTATGATAATGAAGACAGTAGTCAGCATATAGGGCCCTCTGTCTCATATAGCTCCTTTTCATGGCAGCACTTTTTAGGTGGCTCTTATCCCTTCGAAGTTAGGTTAATcttaagatagaaaaataacagttctaacatataaatatttttttattttctattttctttagatGAGATATTTCTTCTTACAGTTCATACTATGATAAACCTTACATGGCTTATTAGTAAAAATAGTAGACTTAGATCTGGGGAATTAGCTACCAAGGTTGGACTTCATGTCTGGTGGCAGCAAATTGCTGCCTTGAACAATGAGCCTACATAGTAAGGATTATGTTAGGAGTGATCCTATAGCCCCTTAACTCTGCTTGTGAGCCATTTCCTTTCCCCAAAAACAGCTTGGCttgaaatactcatttttttGCTACATCATAAGTAGGTGAATTGGGCAAGTTTTCAATCTCTctaattctttgtttctttctttataaataagGTAAATAATAATTGAGATTTGAGATAGTTTGATCAAATTATAATCATCATATTTTACATATACTATTATCTTTGTAATCATGTATATGTGGGTCTATTTATATCAGGTACTTTTTATTGGCTCGTTCTGATCCAGATCCTAAAACTCCTGCTAGTAAAGCCTTTACTGGATTTATTGTAGAAGCAGATACCCCAGGAATACAGATCGGAAGAAAGGTATGTTTTTTTGTTATTAACCTCAAAATGTTTTCAACTATTGATTTCAAAGTTACTGTCTCCTTTTTTAAATACATTGTTtatggggccagaggaatagcacagcgcaaggagtttgtcttgcatgtggcaaacacaGGATGGACACTAGTTCTAATcgcagcatcctacatggttctcgagcctgccagggacgatttctgagcacagagacaagagtagcctctgagcaccactgggtgtggccccaaaacaaaaagaacattgtttattaaattagaataaaaataaagctatatttTAATGCTACTTGGTGAAATGGCATATATCTATCTGAGGATTTTTAATAGGCATTGAGGGAGAAACAAATTTAATTATCACCTTGTATATTGCTTTTTTTGCTactactaaaatataataaattatataaaactaaacaaatcagggccggagagatagcatggaggtaaggcgtttgcctttcatgcaggaggtcatcggttcgaatcccggcgtcccatatggtcccccgtgcctgccaggaacaatttctgagcctggagccaggaataatctctgagcactgccgggtgtgacccaaaaaccacaaaaaaaaaaaaaaaaaaaaaaaaaactaaacaaatcagattgtttcttcattatttttcctgACACTAAAAATTAGCTTCAAACATAGAATTGATCTTTATAAGTAGTATTTGTAGACCTTTAGATTAATGTTGGtttcattgtaaaataatatttaagacttGGGTTTAACAAACTTGGCCAAGGTTCTGATTGTAAATAGTTTAGGCTTTGAGGGTCTAAACTATTTACATTAAATATGATCGATATTTTAAAACACTTCTGCCATTGTAGCAAGACTTTCTATGTAAAAGAAAGTGACTATATACCTATAAAATTTCCTAACAAAATAGATATTGCAGCCTATAATTGATTAATTCTTGTTTTAAAGAATTACAGAAAGTCATTTAAACAAGTTAAAATACAATTTATGGTGTTGAGTGGTagagcacattctttgcatggGTGAAACTCTAGGGTGATCCCTattactaaaagagaaaaaaaatctagctaaaAATTACTCCTtcctaataaatataatttttcttgttagGAAATAAATATGGGCCAGAGGTGTTCAGATACTAGAGGAATTGTCTTTGAAGATGTGAAAGTGCCTAAAGAAAATGTCTTAATTGGTGAAGGAGCTGGTTTCAAAATTGCAATGGGAGCTTTTGATAATACCAGACCTCCAGTAAGTAATAAGCCTTAGTAATCTGTACAGaagcattatttattattaaatagtattaatattatatgtgatttatttctttttagacttTTTCCAACCTGTTCGCCTAttttacagaaattattttagcaaaaaaaagCTTTCTGTAATTACTGCTAGATTCAGAAACATTTCATACTTGATTTAATCATTCATATTGATAATAAgatttccttttcctcactaaGAACATTTTTCCTACAAAGATTTTCCTTGTTAACAGTAGGAATAGTTTGGGCCTGGAAAGACAGTACTCTGGGTAAgacgtttatcttgcatgcagccaacccaggttttatcctgggcactccatatggtttcctgagccccccaggagtgatacctgaggacagaatcaggagttaaccttgagcactactggatgtggctcaaaaaccaaaaagtaaacaaaataaaataataaaaaaaaaaaccgcagGAATAAATTCTTTGTAGGCTCCTGCACAAATTCCTCTCTAACCTTTACTCATAAATAACACAAATTGAAATATTTATGCTCATGTACGCATTCTTGTTGTCTTTAGGTTTAAGTTTTCTTTGTTGAGGCTTTATGTTACATTATAAGATAAATTACACACAAAACTGTGTTTTAAGGGTGacatgttttgatttatattaaaatacaaggTTGCAGCCGGTGCAGTGGGACTTGGACAGAGAGCTTTGGATGAAGCTACCAAGTATTCCCTGGACAGGAAAACTTTTGGAAAACTGCTTGCAGAGGTAACTTTAATGCTATACTAGCTTTGTTGAAATGTAAAGATTTTCGTGTTCTTTTAACTAACTTAACAATGTTTTTAAAGTATAAACTTGTATTTCTGCTTTCATAACTAAAAGATAAAATGCTGTTCTTAGGATAGGTTTTAAGAATAGATTTTCTTTAAACTTTGCCTCTATTGTTCACTGGTGCCTTATAAATTAAGAACAGCTATTTATTGAATTCATTTTAgcttctttatataaaataattatataaaaatatttcatttttgggtTGGGAAGATAGCTGAGTGTGCTCTTTAGTCCCAGGCACCACACAATCCCTATTGAGAGATAGGTCCCACCCCTAgccaccactaggtgtggtctcaaaacaaaacaaagcaaaaaaacaaacttcatttataattgttctcattcttttctttctcatattcTTAGGAAATCCTTCAGtctattatttgttattatagccaattattttttaataattgcttCTAAATGTATCTGTAAATGGCCcctcttttgttggtttttgtgctATATATGTTGgatttagggtttattcctgactctgttcagggatcactcctgcagatTTGGTTgatcttatggggtgccaggtattgaaaatagagtggccatgtgcaagacaagtgcccttgtTGTACTCTCTAAtccaagatgttttttttttttctttcttaattactTCTGTCATTTTTGGATAAGTATTCTCCAAACCCTAAGAGAaaggatcttttatttttttttttttttttaagatttgtagttatttttgagggggggggggtagcCTACCTTTCCCATAAATGAAAACTGGAAAGAGAATCTGTCCCATATGCAGAGACTGAATGaatcttttgctttatttgaaaTCTCCCATTCTTGTGTGTTTATTAAAATtctagttctggggccagagagatagcatggaggtaaggtgtttgcctttcatgcagaaggacagtggttcgaatcccggcatcccatatggttccccaagcctgccaggagcaatttctgagagtagagcaaggagtaacccctgagcactgccaggtgtgatccaaaaaaaaagaagaaaaaattctagTTCCAATACCAATGAATTCGAATCTCagcctaatttattttctttttctgtgtcacTTCTCAATTAGCATTTAAATTCCTCCTTGACACACTTTGGGAATTATGTTAATGTCCTTTAAGAATATGTgagagtgggctggagagatagcatggaagtaaagcaaatgccttgcatggagaaagacggtgtttgaatcctggcatcccaggtcccccaagcctgcaaggagcgatttcttagcatagagccaggagtaagtgacccctgagtgctgccgagtgtgacccaaacacacacacacacacacacacacacacacacacaaagaatatgTGAGAttgctcagagggctggagcacgTGCCTTGTAAGCAAGAGCCACAAGTACAGTACTCAGCACCCTCAGGAGCAGTCTCAGaataccacctggtgtgacctgaagatttaaaaataatcccGTTTTTTCTTTGAGCACCTTCTTTTATcctgttttttcctctttttttttttttttttttttttgccacacctgggtAGGCCCAGAATATATTCTgtattctgtgttcaggaatcatttctttaGTGTTCAGGGACtttatgtagtgccagagattaaaccatatgcaaggcaagtgcctgactcTAAACTCTCTTCATCCTTgaactcttccttttttttaaaaaaaaaactaagctttACTCTTGGTCAAAAGAGGGTATATATTAGTTGATTCATGTTGAAGAACTATACATACATAGAAACGGTTTAAtacaaaatatgtttaaaatataattatttgtttagtttGCTTATAAACAGATCTGTTATCCTATTTGGATCTGTAATAGCCCCATCCTTCTCACCAAGAAGCTGATAATTCTTGATTGTTTACACCAcagtataaattttcttttatgttagctatttgttttgtttttgggattatACCCAGCTCAGAGGTTTCTCCCAGTAGTGTTTAGAAGTCCTtgtaatgccagagattaaatttagGCAGAGTTTTCAGATTAAGCCTTTGAGCTATACCCCATCTCCTATGTTCTGCTTCTGTTGGGCTCTCTAAATATTGGGGGGAGGGGctagttttgggctacacctggcaattcttaggggctacttctgactttccactcaagaattactcctgttggacTTTAGgaatcatacgggatgctgggcgTCCTATCTgcgtaatatctctctggcccctgaaaattgTTTTCTGAATCAGCATCTACTACTAGGACATTGAAAGCTTTATAGCTTTTTCATATTAAATAGAGAAAAGACTTAGTCTTTGCTATTAATCTGTTAATCTCAAAATAAAGTCTTTTGTCATTTTATATCTCCTGaaattttcctttcctcttaATTTCCATGAAAACTGCTggcttgggctagagagatagtgcaggaggtaaggtacttatcttgcatgtagctgcctCTGCCTTGACCTTTGAGCATTACTTGAAAGGACATGCCCTCCTCCCAAATAAATACCTTAGTATGCCAGTTCTAAACAACTTTCACTTCAAATTTTTGTGAGGCCTGATaggtgatttggggccacacctagctattCTCAGAGACTATTTCTGACTTTTGTGCACATGAGTGGCCCCTAGAAACATTTGAGATGTGAACCaggctacatggaaggcaagtgctttatccccAGTATTACCTCTCTGCTCCAACTTTTCACATGATAGAGCAGTGACAGGACTATGCCACTAAATGTAGTAAATATGTTAAATTGAAATTTTAGCCCACAgttaattttatgcttttttctttttaattctagcACCAAGGGATTTCGTTTTTGCTGGCTGAAATGGCAATGAAAGTTGAAATAGCTAGGTTAGCTTACCAGAGAGCAGCTTGGGAGGTTGATTCTGGTCGTCGAAATACCTATTTTGCCTCTATTGCAAAAGCATATGCTGGAGATATTGCAAACCAATTAGCTACTGATGCTGTGCAGATTTTTGGCGGCAATGGATTTAATACAGAGTATCCTGTAGAAAAATTAATGAGAGATGCCAAAATCTATCAGGTAAGGTTAAAAATAGATTGTTTTTTATAGTATGTATAATATTCACAAATGACATttttatactattaaaatattttatatcactaGTATTAATAAGCAGCTGTTGTAGTTTGCTATGAGTGAATGTTTTGAAATTAAGGTACAAAAAAGAAGGATGCTTTTATGTATACGTGTTAAAGGGAGAATAGCTTAACAAAGTAAATGATGGACATGTATAGTATATCCACATCAGCTGTCTTTAacttgtatgattatagtcaaCCTCTAATCTCATAACTATGGAAGTTCATTAGAATTAATTCTagcattttgttttaaatatagacTGACTAAATTTAATTGATTAAAATGTTTTTGGTAGAACCATATGAAGAGACAGTAACTTCAATATATTCCAAATTAAATTGATAGTTAAAAAATCTtagagaggggccggcgaggtggc
The Suncus etruscus isolate mSunEtr1 chromosome 4, mSunEtr1.pri.cur, whole genome shotgun sequence genome window above contains:
- the ACADM gene encoding medium-chain specific acyl-CoA dehydrogenase, mitochondrial, with translation MAVVLRRSSGVLRSISRFDWRLLHTKPAVKHEPGLGFSFELTEQQKEFQATARKFAREEIIPVAPQYDKSGEYPVPLIKRAWELGLMNTHIPESCGGLGLGTFDACLITEELAYGCTGVQTAIEANSLGQMPVILAGNDQQKKKYLGRLTEEPLMCAYCVTEPGAGSDVAGIKTTATKKGNEYIINGQKMWITNGGKANWYFLLARSDPDPKTPASKAFTGFIVEADTPGIQIGRKEINMGQRCSDTRGIVFEDVKVPKENVLIGEGAGFKIAMGAFDNTRPPVAAGAVGLGQRALDEATKYSLDRKTFGKLLAEHQGISFLLAEMAMKVEIARLAYQRAAWEVDSGRRNTYFASIAKAYAGDIANQLATDAVQIFGGNGFNTEYPVEKLMRDAKIYQIYEGTAQIQRLIIAREHIAKFTK